Proteins found in one Mucilaginibacter gracilis genomic segment:
- a CDS encoding MBG domain-containing protein — MTRNFTYAIGKRLFLFCLILFSFPVIKASAQTWLTKASMATARGQHAAVAANNKIYVWGGFTGNGGEFNSLEIYDVTANSWSAGADYPTNTRGQASALGDNNTIYSISGYSSGVVSGSYKYTPSTNTWSVLASIPSPVWEAGAAAAPNGKIYVFGGEGALTSTQIYDPATNTWSLGADLPVTCQGHGAVLDANGLFHIIGGSDGNSAVNTHLVYNPVTNTWTTAAVLPIGINQAGVTLGSDGNIYVVGGKLSHYNNNGAFYNSVYVYHPTTNTWTTGVNLPVSRGETRAVTVGSSIFSIGGTDGTYQNTIYSFNLAPGNALALDGNGYTEHGTAINNLFNGTNKLTLEMWVKRAGDMSYSNIIGNYGSSGIANSQYMIRIENNVPHFWVFTGAGGQGAITTDALPLNTWVHLACTWDGATMNMYYNGVLQGTSALTGSFGPSNDPYRIGASYLSQGKLIGSLDEVRVFNTVRSPANIQADMLVPIDPATTGLQAYFNYDQGVPGGNNTGITTLTDLTANHYDGAFSGVTLTGNTSNFVESYAMVVPTATAATSLSSSGFTTNWTTPVTGVVDNGYFLDVSTNATFTAPVSGSPFALSANSKSVSGLSPNTTYYFRARADKVSVTGTGALSNTITVTTLYPTPTTQATNVTFTNTTSTSTTASWTNGNGTSRAVFIAAATTGSPAPVDLTAYTANANYASGTQIGTSGWYCVYNGTGTTVNITGLTTGTTYRVMAVEYNGVASNVAYLITTGTGNPANLSVIQTTGALSALTTTYSTASASSFFNVSGSDLKAGVLVTPPAGFEVSSDNTTFTNTVTIGAAGTLASTPVYIRLKATDAVGSYSGDVVLTSTGAAPINVATVLSNMNKAPLTIKGDNQTKIYGAANPTLSVTYNGFVNGETSANLTTQPTISTTASLNSAVGSYPITATGAASSNYSISYTAGTLTIGKAALFITADNQSKTYGSVNPTFTASYSGFVGTDNAASLTTAPTLTTAAVTSSPVATYPITASGAVSPNYTITYTAGTLTIGKAALFIAADNQSKTYGSVNPTFTASYSGFVGTDNAASLTTAPTLTTAAVTSSPVATYPITASGAASSNYTITYTAGTLTIGKAALFITADNQSKTYGLVNPTFTASYSGFVGTDNAASLTTAPTLTTAAVTGSPVATYPITASGAVSSNYTITYIAGSLTITPAGLTITASNATKTYGAVLPTLAVTYSGFVNGETSGVLTTQPAITTTGTAASSVGTYPITATGAVASNYTITYTAGTLTVTPAGLNITAVNQTKTYGAANPTLTATYSGFVNGDTNSSLTTQPTITTTAVTGSQVNTYPITATGAASSNYTISYTTGTLTVTKAGLNITAVNQTKVYGAANPTLAVTYSGFVNSDDATKLTTQPTIATTATASSAVGTYPITATGAASANYSISYTAATLTVTQAPLVITANNISRNYGQPNPTLTVTYTGLVNGDTNNSLSTQPTITTTATITSLPGTYPITASGAVGPNYSISYVAGTFRVIPLTNANLSNLTISNGILSPTFATGTFSYTTSVANSVSNVTVIPTADPTATVLVNGLPATNGGPFAVDLSVGNNTITVLVTAQDGTTKLTYTITLYRAVPPDAVFATNILTPNGDGKNDNWIIKDILLYPNNTVKVFDRAGRIVFAQHSYANTWDGTLSGSPLTEGTYYYAIDLGIFGAQPIKGYISILRKR, encoded by the coding sequence ATGACCCGAAATTTTACTTATGCTATCGGCAAAAGGCTGTTTTTGTTTTGCTTAATTCTGTTTTCATTTCCCGTAATTAAAGCCAGTGCGCAAACTTGGTTAACAAAAGCCAGTATGGCTACAGCACGTGGCCAACATGCCGCGGTGGCTGCAAATAATAAAATTTATGTTTGGGGAGGTTTTACAGGTAATGGCGGCGAATTTAACAGCCTTGAAATTTATGATGTTACCGCCAACAGTTGGAGTGCTGGAGCCGACTACCCCACTAACACTCGGGGACAGGCGTCTGCTCTTGGTGACAACAATACAATTTATAGTATAAGTGGATATAGTAGCGGGGTTGTAAGCGGGAGTTACAAATACACTCCTTCTACAAATACGTGGTCGGTTTTAGCCTCGATACCATCGCCAGTTTGGGAAGCCGGGGCTGCCGCTGCGCCCAACGGAAAGATTTATGTTTTTGGGGGTGAAGGTGCATTAACCAGTACTCAAATATACGATCCGGCAACCAATACTTGGAGCTTAGGGGCCGATCTTCCAGTAACTTGTCAAGGTCATGGAGCCGTATTGGATGCAAATGGCCTATTTCATATTATTGGGGGCTCGGACGGGAACTCTGCTGTAAATACGCATTTGGTTTATAACCCGGTTACCAATACCTGGACAACGGCTGCTGTGCTTCCAATCGGCATAAATCAGGCTGGCGTAACTTTAGGGTCTGATGGTAATATTTACGTTGTTGGAGGAAAGCTAAGCCATTATAATAACAATGGAGCATTTTACAATAGTGTTTACGTTTATCATCCAACTACAAATACCTGGACCACCGGAGTAAACCTGCCTGTAAGCCGCGGTGAAACGCGTGCCGTAACAGTTGGTTCTTCCATATTTTCAATTGGCGGTACTGATGGAACCTACCAAAATACCATATACAGCTTTAACCTTGCGCCGGGAAATGCCCTTGCTTTGGATGGTAATGGCTACACTGAGCATGGTACGGCAATAAACAATTTGTTTAACGGCACTAACAAGCTTACCCTCGAAATGTGGGTGAAGCGTGCCGGCGATATGTCTTATAGTAATATTATAGGAAATTATGGTTCCAGCGGCATCGCTAACAGCCAGTATATGATCAGGATTGAGAATAATGTACCTCACTTTTGGGTATTTACAGGCGCAGGTGGCCAAGGTGCTATCACTACAGATGCCCTGCCACTAAATACATGGGTACATTTAGCTTGTACCTGGGACGGTGCAACAATGAACATGTATTACAACGGTGTTTTACAAGGTACAAGCGCATTAACCGGGAGTTTTGGGCCAAGTAACGACCCGTACCGTATTGGCGCTTCCTATTTAAGCCAGGGTAAATTAATAGGAAGCTTAGATGAAGTTAGAGTTTTTAACACGGTGAGAAGCCCGGCAAATATACAGGCCGACATGCTGGTTCCGATTGACCCGGCTACAACCGGTTTGCAGGCCTATTTTAATTACGATCAGGGCGTACCCGGGGGCAACAATACAGGTATTACCACATTAACCGATTTAACTGCCAACCATTATGATGGTGCCTTTAGTGGTGTAACGTTAACCGGAAACACCAGCAATTTTGTGGAAAGTTATGCTATGGTGGTGCCAACGGCTACCGCGGCCACCAGCCTTAGCTCAAGCGGCTTTACCACCAACTGGACAACGCCCGTTACCGGAGTAGTTGATAATGGTTATTTTTTAGATGTTTCTACCAATGCAACATTTACTGCCCCGGTTTCGGGCTCCCCTTTTGCATTAAGCGCCAACTCAAAATCTGTTAGCGGTTTAAGCCCGAATACAACCTATTATTTCAGGGCCCGGGCCGATAAGGTTTCGGTAACGGGTACCGGTGCATTGTCTAATACTATAACTGTAACAACACTTTATCCTACGCCAACTACCCAGGCAACTAATGTAACCTTTACAAATACTACGTCAACATCAACCACCGCCAGTTGGACAAATGGTAACGGTACAAGCCGAGCCGTATTTATAGCAGCAGCCACAACAGGCAGCCCCGCTCCGGTTGATTTAACAGCTTATACAGCAAATGCCAATTATGCATCGGGTACTCAAATTGGTACGAGCGGTTGGTACTGCGTATATAATGGCACAGGTACAACAGTAAATATTACAGGCCTTACCACCGGAACTACTTACCGCGTAATGGCGGTTGAGTATAATGGGGTAGCCAGCAATGTGGCTTATTTAATTACAACAGGCACAGGTAACCCAGCTAACTTATCAGTTATACAAACCACAGGTGCTTTATCAGCCCTAACTACAACATATAGTACAGCATCTGCATCAAGCTTTTTCAATGTATCAGGTTCCGACCTGAAAGCAGGTGTTTTAGTAACACCGCCCGCCGGGTTTGAGGTAAGCTCCGATAATACAACATTTACCAATACCGTTACCATAGGTGCAGCCGGTACCTTAGCTTCAACGCCGGTTTACATCAGGCTAAAAGCTACCGATGCAGTTGGAAGCTATTCGGGCGATGTTGTTTTAACAAGCACGGGCGCCGCTCCGATTAATGTAGCAACGGTTTTAAGCAACATGAATAAAGCACCGTTGACCATTAAGGGCGATAATCAAACAAAAATTTACGGCGCCGCCAATCCAACGTTATCGGTAACGTACAATGGCTTTGTGAATGGAGAAACGAGTGCGAATTTAACCACTCAGCCCACTATTAGCACCACCGCATCTTTAAACTCGGCTGTGGGCAGCTATCCAATCACGGCCACAGGCGCAGCAAGTTCCAACTACAGCATTAGCTATACTGCCGGAACCTTAACCATAGGCAAAGCAGCCTTGTTCATCACTGCTGATAATCAAAGCAAAACCTACGGCTCGGTTAACCCAACATTCACAGCATCATACAGCGGCTTTGTTGGAACGGATAACGCAGCAAGTTTAACTACCGCACCTACGCTTACTACAGCAGCAGTAACAAGCAGCCCGGTAGCAACTTACCCGATCACGGCAAGTGGAGCAGTTTCACCAAACTATACGATAACTTATACTGCCGGAACCTTAACCATAGGCAAAGCAGCCTTGTTTATCGCTGCTGATAATCAAAGCAAAACCTACGGCTCGGTTAACCCAACATTCACAGCATCGTACAGCGGCTTTGTTGGAACGGATAATGCAGCAAGCTTAACGACTGCACCTACGCTTACTACAGCAGCAGTAACAAGCAGCCCGGTAGCAACTTACCCGATCACAGCTTCGGGAGCGGCATCATCAAACTACACGATCACTTATACTGCCGGAACATTAACCATAGGCAAAGCAGCCTTGTTCATCACTGCTGATAATCAAAGCAAAACCTACGGCTTGGTTAACCCAACATTCACGGCATCGTACAGCGGCTTTGTTGGGACGGATAACGCAGCAAGCTTAACGACTGCACCTACGCTTACTACAGCAGCAGTAACAGGCAGCCCGGTAGCAACTTACCCGATCACAGCAAGCGGAGCAGTTTCATCAAACTACACCATAACTTATATAGCTGGTAGCCTAACCATTACCCCGGCAGGCCTAACCATCACAGCAAGCAACGCTACCAAAACCTACGGCGCAGTTCTTCCAACCTTGGCAGTAACCTACAGCGGCTTTGTAAACGGCGAAACGAGCGGTGTATTAACCACGCAGCCAGCGATCACGACCACAGGAACGGCAGCTTCATCGGTAGGCACTTATCCTATTACAGCTACAGGCGCGGTAGCTTCTAACTATACCATTACGTATACAGCAGGCACGCTAACAGTAACCCCGGCAGGCCTTAATATCACGGCGGTAAACCAAACCAAGACCTACGGCGCAGCCAACCCAACCTTAACAGCCACGTATAGCGGCTTTGTGAACGGCGATACCAACAGCAGCCTGACCACCCAACCAACCATCACGACTACGGCAGTAACAGGCAGCCAGGTTAATACGTACCCCATTACCGCTACAGGCGCAGCAAGCTCCAACTATACCATCAGCTATACCACAGGCACGCTAACGGTAACCAAAGCAGGGCTTAACATCACGGCGGTTAACCAAACCAAAGTATACGGCGCAGCCAACCCAACGCTGGCAGTAACCTATAGCGGTTTTGTGAATAGCGACGACGCAACGAAACTCACCACCCAGCCAACCATTGCCACCACAGCAACAGCAAGTTCGGCAGTAGGCACATATCCCATCACAGCTACAGGCGCAGCCAGTGCAAACTATAGCATCAGCTATACAGCAGCCACGCTAACGGTAACGCAGGCACCCTTGGTGATTACGGCCAATAACATCAGCAGGAACTACGGTCAGCCAAACCCAACACTAACGGTAACGTATACCGGCCTGGTGAATGGCGATACCAATAACAGCCTAAGCACCCAGCCAACAATCACCACTACAGCCACCATCACCTCGTTGCCCGGTACTTACCCTATTACGGCAAGCGGCGCAGTAGGCCCCAACTATAGCATCAGCTATGTAGCAGGTACGTTCAGGGTAATCCCGTTAACGAATGCCAACCTGAGTAACCTCACGATCAGCAACGGCATCCTGTCGCCAACATTTGCAACAGGCACGTTTAGCTATACCACATCGGTAGCCAACAGCGTAAGCAATGTAACAGTGATCCCGACGGCCGACCCAACGGCCACGGTTCTGGTGAACGGCCTGCCTGCAACCAACGGCGGACCCTTTGCAGTTGACCTGAGCGTAGGCAATAACACCATCACAGTACTGGTAACCGCACAGGACGGAACAACGAAACTGACCTATACCATAACACTGTACAGAGCAGTACCACCAGATGCGGTATTTGCAACCAACATCCTGACCCCTAACGGAGACGGCAAGAACGATAACTGGATCATTAAAGACATATTGCTGTACCCTAACAATACCGTAAAAGTATTTGACAGAGCAGGCCGTATCGTGTTTGCTCAGCATAGCTATGCCAATACCTGGGATGGTACCCTGAGCGGCTCACCGTTAACCGAAGGTACGTACTACTATGCGATAGACCTGGGCATCTTTGGAGCACAACCGATCAAAGGATACATCAGCATCCTGAGGAAGAGATAA
- the kdpF gene encoding K(+)-transporting ATPase subunit F, with product MLALFIVAVAVFIYMIYVLLNPEKF from the coding sequence ATGCTTGCACTATTCATTGTTGCAGTAGCCGTTTTTATTTACATGATATACGTACTGCTTAACCCCGAAAAATTTTAA
- a CDS encoding sigma-54-dependent transcriptional regulator has protein sequence MQSTVLIIDDEKKLSALLARIIELEGYKVFQANTGKEGLKVLMHEEINVVISDVKLPDINGVELVKQIKEKKPYVEVINLTAFGTIQDGVLSIKNGAFDYITKGDDNDKILPMLSKAMEKALLQIQVFQLKNKIGNNHTFDSIIGHSKAINAAIELSKKVSVTDTTVLLLGETGTGKEVFAQAIHYNSARKTQNFVAVNCSAFGKDLLESELFGHKAGAFTGAVKDKKGLFEEADGGTLFLDEIGEMNIDLQAKILRVIERGEFIKVGDTKTLKINVRIIAATNRRLDDEIAKGNFREDLFYRLSVFQIVLPSLNERKDDIPLLAKHYLKEYTRKIGQKITGMDPEFLSRLEKHKWKGNIRELKNIIERSVIICSTPTLTADVLPIDFYGDMDAAASSYTLAAIEKNHINKILHFAKGNKTEAARLLDIGLTTLYRKIDEYHLNKE, from the coding sequence ATGCAATCAACCGTATTGATTATAGATGACGAAAAAAAATTAAGTGCCCTTTTGGCCCGCATTATTGAGCTGGAAGGATACAAGGTTTTTCAGGCCAACACCGGTAAAGAAGGTTTAAAGGTATTGATGCACGAAGAGATTAATGTAGTGATAAGCGATGTTAAGCTGCCCGATATTAACGGCGTAGAACTAGTTAAACAAATTAAAGAAAAAAAGCCTTACGTAGAAGTAATTAACCTAACGGCCTTCGGCACCATTCAGGATGGGGTACTATCTATCAAAAACGGCGCCTTTGATTACATAACCAAAGGCGACGATAACGATAAAATATTGCCTATGCTAAGCAAGGCAATGGAAAAAGCCTTGTTACAAATACAGGTTTTTCAGCTTAAAAACAAAATAGGCAATAACCACACTTTCGATTCTATCATAGGCCATTCAAAGGCCATCAACGCCGCTATCGAACTTTCAAAAAAAGTATCCGTTACCGATACCACCGTTTTATTGCTTGGGGAAACCGGCACCGGGAAAGAAGTTTTTGCGCAGGCCATACATTACAATAGTGCGCGCAAAACGCAAAATTTTGTTGCCGTTAACTGTAGTGCCTTTGGTAAAGATTTGCTGGAGAGCGAATTATTTGGCCATAAAGCAGGCGCATTTACAGGTGCCGTAAAAGATAAAAAAGGTTTGTTTGAAGAAGCCGACGGGGGCACATTGTTTTTAGATGAAATTGGCGAAATGAATATTGACCTGCAAGCCAAAATATTGCGGGTAATTGAGCGTGGCGAGTTTATTAAAGTGGGCGATACTAAAACGCTTAAAATTAATGTACGCATTATTGCAGCAACCAACCGCAGGCTTGACGACGAAATTGCTAAAGGCAATTTTAGGGAAGATTTGTTTTACCGCTTATCGGTTTTCCAAATAGTTTTGCCATCGCTTAACGAGCGTAAAGATGATATACCTTTACTTGCCAAACACTATTTAAAAGAATACACCCGCAAAATTGGACAAAAAATTACCGGGATGGACCCCGAGTTTTTAAGCCGTTTAGAAAAACATAAGTGGAAGGGCAACATCCGCGAACTAAAAAACATTATCGAACGCTCTGTTATTATATGCAGCACCCCAACCCTCACCGCCGATGTGCTGCCTATTGATTTTTATGGCGATATGGACGCGGCGGCATCATCATACACTTTGGCAGCTATCGAAAAAAATCACATCAACAAAATATTGCATTTTGCAAAGGGCAATAAAACCGAAGCCGCCCGTTTGCTTGATATTGGTTTAACAACTCTTTACCGCAAAATAGACGAATATCATTTAAACAAAGAATAA
- the efp gene encoding elongation factor P codes for MAKASEIKVGNILRFNGELVTVTEVLHRTPGKGGAFYLDKFRNIKTGKIVEARLATDEQVEICRVETNDFQYLYEDGDFMVIMDNTTFDQHNIPKTLFGPAVKFLKEGMNVIVSFESEEPIMAQTPNFVELEITYAEPAVKGDTSSGALKTATTENGVEIKVPLFVNQGDKIKVDTRTGDYIERVK; via the coding sequence ATGGCAAAAGCATCCGAAATTAAAGTAGGTAATATTCTACGCTTCAACGGCGAACTGGTAACTGTAACTGAAGTATTGCATCGCACACCAGGAAAAGGCGGAGCTTTTTATTTAGATAAGTTTCGTAACATTAAAACCGGAAAAATTGTGGAGGCGCGTTTAGCTACCGACGAACAGGTTGAAATTTGCCGTGTTGAAACTAACGATTTTCAATACCTGTATGAAGATGGCGATTTTATGGTTATTATGGATAATACCACCTTCGACCAACATAACATCCCGAAAACATTATTTGGCCCGGCGGTAAAATTTTTGAAAGAGGGCATGAACGTTATTGTTTCTTTTGAAAGCGAAGAGCCCATTATGGCGCAAACACCCAACTTTGTTGAACTGGAAATTACCTATGCCGAACCAGCCGTTAAAGGCGATACATCTTCGGGAGCACTTAAAACTGCAACTACCGAAAATGGCGTGGAAATTAAAGTGCCGCTTTTTGTAAACCAGGGCGATAAAATAAAAGTAGACACCCGCACCGGCGATTATATTGAGCGTGTTAAATAA
- a CDS encoding PorP/SprF family type IX secretion system membrane protein — MRSQNIKALHLVIGVLCMLGATQGAKAQLTGFHSGYFQNEYLTNPAMAGMEKGLNLNLGYQQQWNTVPGGPKLQNATVDFGAGNNVGLGINLNADQAGLLSRTRVMGTFAYHLPISGDGDKLNFGLSLGITSNHLDYSKIVGDASDIQAANYNNRGAYVDGDFGLSYTNKALTLQGSLPNLKSIFSQADGEDLEIDRATFFTAASYKITFDNPYNKLIVEPKVAYRGVKGFDNIFDGGVDLLMPTNHFDISTVYHTNKTITFGAGLDLPTMGLLFAYTNNTGAVSAYAPNTFELGIKFKLFK, encoded by the coding sequence ATGAGATCACAAAATATAAAAGCACTGCACCTGGTAATAGGCGTACTGTGCATGCTTGGAGCAACACAGGGAGCCAAGGCACAGTTAACAGGCTTCCATTCGGGGTATTTCCAGAATGAGTACCTCACAAACCCTGCAATGGCAGGGATGGAAAAAGGCTTGAACCTGAACCTGGGCTACCAGCAACAGTGGAACACGGTACCCGGCGGCCCCAAGCTGCAGAATGCCACGGTAGACTTTGGCGCGGGCAACAACGTAGGGCTTGGTATTAACCTGAATGCCGACCAGGCAGGCTTACTATCCAGAACACGTGTGATGGGTACATTTGCCTACCATTTGCCCATTAGCGGCGATGGTGATAAGCTGAACTTCGGCTTATCCTTAGGCATCACGAGCAACCATCTGGACTATAGCAAAATAGTAGGCGATGCCAGCGACATCCAGGCAGCCAACTATAACAACAGAGGCGCATATGTAGACGGCGACTTCGGCCTATCATACACCAACAAGGCACTCACCCTGCAAGGCTCATTACCAAACCTGAAGAGCATCTTCTCACAGGCCGACGGCGAAGATTTAGAAATAGACCGGGCAACGTTTTTCACGGCAGCAAGTTACAAAATCACGTTCGACAACCCGTACAACAAACTGATTGTAGAACCCAAGGTAGCCTATAGGGGCGTTAAAGGTTTCGACAATATTTTTGATGGCGGAGTAGACCTTTTGATGCCAACCAACCACTTCGACATCTCCACAGTATACCACACCAACAAAACCATCACCTTCGGTGCCGGGCTTGACCTGCCTACGATGGGCCTGCTATTTGCCTACACCAACAACACAGGTGCGGTGAGTGCCTATGCACCCAACACCTTTGAACTGGGTATTAAATTTAAATTGTTTAAATAG